In Oryza sativa Japonica Group chromosome 8, ASM3414082v1, the sequence GTTGTATtagcaaaacaaaaaatatttgcgaataaaaattgtatatatatatgtcttagTGATTTAAATATCacagtaaaaaataaactttgatgaaaaaacttgaaagttataaaattttagttttttacaGTGACCgaaaaattttagttttttacaGTGACCGATTCTATATAGTGGAAATGACGGGGCAagagtatatactccctccattaaaatatataataacatACAATTGGATTAGACATATCTTTGTATTATAAATCTGGATATGGACATCGAGATTGgtagtattagaatgtgtctAATTTGATCCTAGATTATTATATGAGTTTTAAAACAGAGAAACTAAGTCTTAACAAACTTAAAGTCTTCGTTATTGCACTTCAACGGTTAATTCGCTAATTAATTTGcttcaaaatatattacaaaGTACTATAAAAAATTAACACCATAAGGAAGTAGTTTCATAGCATGAGGCCAAATACATTGTTATTTTGAAGTGAGCATACTGGTTAGGTTTTTTTGGTGGAACTATTTTACTCGGGTAAAAATCCTACATTTGACAcgggtgctcgtatttacggctaattattttttcagtagTAGGTGACGTACACGCCAACAGCGAGACTCCTGTGGTGACTTTGCCAATTTCAAGATATGCATGTTTCAATTTTTCGTTTTCAGTGTTTGTATCGGGCGGTGCTGATATGGCGAAATTTTCGAAATTTggaacaaaatttagttaaatttgaacacatattaccaaaattcacaaaaaattaaaaatattgaaaatttCAGCCAAAATAATATCGTATAGGAGTGGGTCCAAAATGACCGAAATTTCTGATTTCAGTCTGAAATGTCAGACCCTGAAGATATGTCAGCCCAATCTTCCAGATGTGCTCGTAGGGGTAGGGTATACGTGCGCGTCCATATGGGTAAGATACattgttattttatttatttttaaaaatttacaaatattaTGTTTTCAAAAATACGGACGCcttctatttatttttggaaGGAAGGAAATTAATCTCCCTCTACCCTAACGCTCGGgccgtctcctcctcttccaAACTCCCAATTacctttttcctcctcctccgccgcttctcctcctcctcgtcttctcAGGCTCCCCTCCgctcgcctcctctcctcctccgccgccgtcgccgtgatGGGGACGggatccaagaagaagaagacggtgTCGTGGTGCACGACGGAGGTATCGGAGGGCACGCACGCGTTCAAGATCGTCGGCTACAGCCTCAACAAGGGCATCGGCGTCGGGACCTTCATCCGGTCGGGCACCTTCGCCGTCGGCGGCCACGATTGGGCCATCCGCCTCTACCCCGACGGAGTCACCGAGGATTCCATGGACTACGTGTCGGTGTATCTGGAGCTGATGACCGAGAACGCCAAGGCCATGGCGTTCTACACGCTGGGCCTGGTTGATCCGGTCACCGGAGGGATCCGCTGCAATTGGTCCCGATCATCGCCGAGGCTGTTCGATTCCTCCGATTCGAGCCGTTTCGGGCCAAGATCCCCACTCTTCATACCGAGAAGTGATCTGGAGATGGAGGAATCTGGCTACATTGTGAATGATCGCCTCACGGTTGAATGCGAGGTTACTGTCACCAAGGGGCCGCAGGTGTCAAGAACCATTGGTTGCTCTGAAATCGGCGTGCCACCTTCAGAGCTATCTGAACATTTTGGGAAGCtgttggaggaggaagaggatgtaGGGAGGGATGTGGTTTTCAGTGTCGAGGGAGAGTCCTTCGCCGCGCACAAGCTCGTGCTCGCCGCGCGATCGCCCGTCTTCAAGGCGGAGTTTTACGGGGAGATGATTGAAAGGGGCACATTTTCCATAGATATCAAGGACATGCAGCCTTCTGTCTTCAGGGCTCTCCTGCATTTCATCTACACTGATGTGTTGCCTGCTGACATTGGCGATCTTGAGGGAGATGATTATGTCGAATTTATCCGGCATCTAGTCGTGGCGGCGGATAGATATGCCATGGATAGGTTGAAGTTGATGTGCCAAAGCATCCTTGGAAAGTATGTTGATGTGAAGAACGTGGCGACTACGCTGGCTTTAGCTGACCAGCATAACTGTGATAAGCTTAAGGATGTTTGCATTCAGTACATTTGCTCTCTGGATGAGGTTGATGCTATGGTCAGGACCAAAGGCTATGCAAATCTCAAAAGAAGTTGCCCTTCTGTGTTGGCAGATTTATTTGAGAAGACAAGCAAGTTCCGTGCTTcttgattaattaagcttacTCTATGATTAGTTAATTTAGTTCCCTATAGTATTAGCTTGTCCAAACTTTAAGCCATGGGCTGTTAGTTTAGATCTAGGTGACCAATTCATGGATAGGTTAGCAGAGCTGATGGGTAGGTTATTCACTTTATTTTTGATTTAAATGAATGGCCTGCAGCTAATTTTCATAGAGTGGCTCATATCCTGGTAACCCATGTGTCATTAGTTTATGTCTTAAATTTTGTGCACCCTTTTGTCGAACGGTTATTGTATAAATTGTCAAATATCAGTGTCTTC encodes:
- the LOC107277132 gene encoding BTB/POZ and MATH domain-containing protein 1 → MGTGSKKKKTVSWCTTEVSEGTHAFKIVGYSLNKGIGVGTFIRSGTFAVGGHDWAIRLYPDGVTEDSMDYVSVYLELMTENAKAMAFYTLGLVDPVTGGIRCNWSRSSPRLFDSSDSSRFGPRSPLFIPRSDLEMEESGYIVNDRLTVECEVTVTKGPQVSRTIGCSEIGVPPSELSEHFGKLLEEEEDVGRDVVFSVEGESFAAHKLVLAARSPVFKAEFYGEMIERGTFSIDIKDMQPSVFRALLHFIYTDVLPADIGDLEGDDYVEFIRHLVVAADRYAMDRLKLMCQSILGKYVDVKNVATTLALADQHNCDKLKDVCIQYICSLDEVDAMVRTKGYANLKRSCPSVLADLFEKTSKFRAS